A genomic stretch from Pontivivens ytuae includes:
- the ccoP gene encoding cytochrome-c oxidase, cbb3-type subunit III, with amino-acid sequence MSDKPEETKDDVGTTGHSWDGIEEYNNPLPRWWLWTFYATIVWGVIYTIAFPAWPLISSATPGLLGFSTRADVAADIAAAAEANSELETTLAAADLTTVEPGDPLHSFATNKGAAIFRTYCSQCHGSGAAGVQAAGYPNLLDDAWLWGGTVDDIAWTVRHGIRNDDPDTRWSEMPAYGMIFSEDEIDAVVQYVLSISNQQHSAPLAAEGEPLFLDNCAACHGDAGEGDIYVGAPNLTDAIWLYGGDVETLTETVTNSRFGVMPPWEPRLSDAEINAVSLYVHGLGGGE; translated from the coding sequence ATGAGCGACAAGCCAGAAGAAACGAAGGACGATGTCGGGACAACCGGCCACAGCTGGGACGGGATCGAGGAGTACAACAACCCGCTGCCGCGCTGGTGGCTGTGGACCTTCTACGCCACGATCGTCTGGGGCGTGATCTACACCATCGCCTTTCCCGCCTGGCCGCTGATCAGCTCGGCGACGCCCGGTCTGCTGGGCTTTTCCACCCGCGCCGACGTGGCGGCCGACATCGCCGCGGCAGCCGAGGCCAATTCGGAGCTGGAGACGACGCTCGCTGCCGCCGACCTAACGACCGTCGAGCCAGGCGATCCGCTGCATTCCTTCGCGACCAACAAGGGGGCGGCGATCTTCCGCACGTACTGTTCGCAGTGCCACGGATCGGGTGCCGCCGGCGTGCAGGCGGCGGGCTATCCCAACCTGCTCGACGACGCCTGGCTCTGGGGCGGTACGGTCGACGACATCGCCTGGACCGTCCGCCACGGCATCCGCAACGACGACCCGGACACGCGGTGGTCGGAGATGCCGGCCTACGGCATGATCTTCTCGGAAGACGAGATCGACGCGGTGGTGCAATACGTCCTCTCCATCTCCAACCAGCAGCACAGCGCGCCGCTGGCCGCGGAGGGCGAGCCGCTCTTCCTCGACAACTGCGCGGCCTGCCACGGCGATGCGGGGGAGGGCGATATCTACGTGGGCGCCCCGAACCTGACGGATGCCATCTGGCTCTATGGCGGTGACGTCGAGACGCTGACCGAGACGGTGACCAACTCGCGCTTCGGCGTGATGCCGCCCTGGGAGCCGCGGCTCAGCGATGCGGAGATCAACGCCGTCTCGCTCTACGTGCACGGCCTCGGCGGCGGGGAGTGA
- a CDS encoding cbb3-type cytochrome c oxidase subunit 3 encodes MDTYSLLRQFADSWAMLFLLLFFLGVIVWAFRPGSRAGHDECARIPFRHEDKPACTGKCPDCKANALLKELQP; translated from the coding sequence ATGGATACCTATTCCCTCCTGCGCCAGTTCGCCGACAGCTGGGCAATGCTGTTCCTGCTGCTCTTCTTCCTCGGCGTGATCGTCTGGGCGTTCCGGCCCGGCAGCCGGGCGGGGCACGACGAGTGCGCGCGCATCCCGTTCCGCCACGAAGACAAGCCCGCCTGCACAGGCAAGTGCCCTGACTGCAAGGCCAACGCGCTGCTGAAGGAGTTGCAGCCATGA
- the ccoO gene encoding cytochrome-c oxidase, cbb3-type subunit II: MGILDKHSILEKNATLLLAGSFLVVTIGGIVEIAPLFYLENTIEEVEGVRPYSPLELTGREIYVREGCYVCHSQMIRPMRDEVERYGHYSLAAESMYDHPFQWGSKRTGPDLARVGGRYSDEWHVDHFIDPQSVVPESVMPKYGFLAETRIEADYVQDLLLAHRAVGVPYSDEMIDAAVADFLVQATVDGDSDGLLERYPGAQVRNFDGQSALTEMDALIAYMQMLGTLVDFSTFVPDESR; encoded by the coding sequence ATGGGCATTCTCGACAAACACAGCATCCTGGAGAAGAACGCGACGCTGCTGCTCGCGGGAAGCTTTCTGGTCGTCACCATCGGCGGCATCGTGGAGATCGCGCCGCTCTTCTACCTGGAGAACACCATCGAGGAGGTGGAGGGCGTGCGTCCCTATTCCCCGCTGGAGCTGACGGGGCGGGAGATCTACGTGCGGGAGGGCTGCTATGTCTGCCACTCCCAGATGATCCGCCCGATGCGCGACGAGGTGGAACGCTACGGCCACTACAGCCTCGCTGCGGAATCGATGTACGACCACCCGTTCCAGTGGGGGTCGAAGCGGACGGGGCCGGACCTCGCACGGGTCGGCGGGCGCTATTCGGACGAGTGGCACGTGGACCACTTCATCGACCCGCAATCGGTGGTGCCGGAATCGGTCATGCCGAAATACGGCTTCCTCGCCGAGACGCGGATCGAGGCGGATTACGTGCAGGACCTCCTGCTCGCCCACCGTGCGGTCGGCGTGCCCTACAGCGACGAGATGATCGACGCCGCCGTCGCAGACTTCCTGGTGCAGGCGACGGTCGACGGGGACTCCGACGGGCTCCTCGAACGCTATCCCGGCGCGCAGGTCCGCAACTTCGACGGACAGTCGGCGCTGACCGAGATGGACGCGCTGATCGCCTACATGCAGATGCTCGGCACGCTGGTCGACTTCTCCACCTTCGTTCCCGACGAAAGCCGCTGA
- the ccoN gene encoding cytochrome-c oxidase, cbb3-type subunit I, which yields MSNTVWDTLKLVALAVVTLFAAMAANFARDDAYMVHALIITVIAGAMFIWTLSRTNEPPSLAAVEARESEYMDDVIRAGAIATAFWGVVGFLVGVFIAFQLAFPALNFEWAQGYANFGRLRPLHTSAVIFAFGGNALIMSSFYIVQRTCAVRLWGGNLAWFVFWGYQLFIVLAATGYLLGATQSKEYAEPEWYVDIWLTIVWVAFLAVYMGTILRRKEPHIYVANWFLLSFIVTVAMLHVVNNLSLPVSIWGSRSVQLFAGVQDAMTQWWYGHNAVGFFLTAGFLGMMYYFVPKQAERPIFSYKLSIIHFWALIFLYIWAGPHHLHYTALPDWASTLGMVFSVILWMPSWGGMINGLMTLDGAWDKIRTDPIIRMMVVSLAFYGMATFEGPMMSIRAVNSLSHYTDWTIGHVHSGALGWNGMITFAALYFLVPRLWQRQGLYSLALVNWHFWLATIGIVLYAAAMWVTGIMEGLMWREVDAQGFLVNSFADTVSAKFPMYLVRAFGGVLYLAGALIMCYNLWMTVRSAPAKADTPVMAPAE from the coding sequence ATGTCGAACACCGTGTGGGACACACTCAAGCTCGTGGCGCTGGCGGTCGTGACGCTCTTTGCCGCGATGGCCGCCAATTTCGCCCGTGACGATGCCTACATGGTGCACGCGCTCATCATCACCGTGATCGCGGGCGCGATGTTCATCTGGACGCTCTCACGCACCAACGAGCCGCCGAGCCTCGCGGCCGTTGAGGCGCGCGAGAGCGAGTACATGGACGACGTGATCCGAGCGGGCGCGATCGCGACCGCCTTCTGGGGCGTCGTGGGCTTCCTCGTCGGCGTCTTCATCGCCTTCCAGCTCGCCTTTCCGGCGCTGAATTTCGAGTGGGCGCAAGGTTATGCCAACTTCGGACGGCTGCGGCCGCTGCACACCTCGGCGGTGATCTTCGCTTTCGGGGGCAACGCGCTGATTATGTCGTCCTTCTATATCGTGCAGCGGACCTGCGCGGTGCGGCTGTGGGGCGGCAACCTCGCGTGGTTCGTGTTCTGGGGCTACCAGCTCTTCATCGTGCTGGCCGCGACCGGCTATCTGCTGGGCGCCACCCAGTCGAAGGAATATGCGGAGCCCGAGTGGTACGTGGACATCTGGCTGACCATCGTCTGGGTCGCCTTCCTCGCCGTCTACATGGGCACGATCCTGCGGCGGAAGGAGCCGCACATCTACGTCGCGAACTGGTTCCTGCTCAGCTTCATCGTGACCGTCGCGATGCTGCACGTGGTCAACAACCTTAGCCTTCCGGTCTCGATCTGGGGTTCGCGCTCGGTCCAGCTCTTCGCGGGCGTGCAGGACGCGATGACCCAGTGGTGGTACGGGCACAACGCCGTGGGCTTCTTCCTGACGGCGGGCTTCCTCGGCATGATGTACTACTTCGTGCCGAAGCAGGCCGAGCGGCCGATCTTCAGCTACAAGCTGTCGATCATCCACTTCTGGGCGTTGATTTTCCTCTACATCTGGGCCGGGCCGCACCACCTGCACTACACCGCGCTGCCCGACTGGGCCTCGACGCTGGGCATGGTGTTCTCGGTCATCCTGTGGATGCCGTCCTGGGGCGGGATGATCAACGGACTCATGACGCTGGACGGCGCGTGGGACAAGATCCGCACCGATCCGATCATCCGCATGATGGTGGTCAGCCTCGCCTTCTACGGCATGGCGACCTTCGAGGGGCCGATGATGTCGATCCGCGCGGTCAATTCGCTGAGCCACTACACCGACTGGACCATCGGGCACGTGCATTCGGGCGCGCTCGGCTGGAACGGGATGATCACCTTCGCGGCCCTCTACTTCCTGGTGCCGCGGCTGTGGCAGCGGCAGGGCCTCTACTCGCTGGCGCTCGTCAACTGGCACTTCTGGCTCGCGACGATCGGCATCGTCCTCTACGCCGCCGCGATGTGGGTGACGGGCATCATGGAGGGTCTGATGTGGCGCGAGGTCGATGCGCAGGGCTTCCTCGTCAACTCCTTCGCCGACACGGTGAGCGCGAAGTTCCCGATGTACCTGGTGCGTGCCTTCGGCGGGGTGCTCTACCTCGCGGGTGCCCTGATCATGTGCTACAACCTCTGGATGACCGTGCGGAGTGCTCCGGCCAAGGCCGACACGCCCGTCATGGCTCCGGCTGAATAA
- the fnrL gene encoding transcriptional regulator FnrL: MTKLTVEPRDCAACPIRHNAVCARCEADELEILEGIKTYRNYEAGEPIVFSGDDMEFVASVVTGVASLSQGLEDGRTQMVGLLLPADFLGRPGRRTAAYDVVAVSPLTLCCFRRGPFEELLNSTPHIGQRLLEMTLDELDAAREWMLILGRKTAREKIASLLSILARREASLRQATLTREASFTLPLTREAMADYLGLTLETVSRQISALKRDGVIRLQGTRGIEVPDFERLLAETGDDADGGPLI, translated from the coding sequence ATGACGAAACTGACAGTAGAACCAAGGGATTGCGCGGCCTGCCCGATCAGGCACAACGCCGTGTGCGCGCGTTGCGAGGCCGACGAGTTGGAGATCCTCGAGGGAATCAAGACCTACCGGAACTACGAGGCCGGAGAGCCGATCGTGTTCTCGGGCGACGACATGGAATTCGTGGCCTCCGTCGTGACCGGTGTCGCCTCGCTCAGCCAGGGGCTGGAAGACGGGCGCACCCAGATGGTGGGGCTGCTTCTGCCCGCCGATTTCCTGGGCCGGCCTGGTCGCCGCACTGCTGCCTACGATGTCGTCGCGGTCTCTCCTCTGACGCTCTGCTGTTTTCGCCGGGGGCCGTTCGAGGAGTTGCTGAACTCCACGCCTCACATCGGCCAACGCCTCCTGGAAATGACGCTCGACGAGCTCGACGCCGCGCGCGAGTGGATGCTGATCCTCGGTCGCAAGACCGCGCGGGAGAAGATCGCGAGCCTCCTCTCCATCCTCGCTCGACGCGAGGCGTCGCTGCGTCAGGCGACGCTCACCCGGGAGGCGTCCTTCACCCTGCCGCTGACGCGTGAAGCGATGGCCGACTACCTTGGCCTGACGCTGGAAACGGTGAGCCGCCAGATCTCCGCGCTAAAGCGCGACGGTGTCATCAGACTGCAGGGCACGCGCGGGATCGAGGTCCCGGACTTCGAGCGTCTGCTCGCCGAGACCGGTGACGACGCCGATGGCGGCCCCCTGATCTGA